AGAATGAAACTGGGGTAGTACTCAACTAAAGACAAAATTTACTGCTATGCATCAACTTGAAAAATTGAGTACAGTGTAATATTTctctaattaatatatatttatgaaaaaatgttgtttagaAGTGTGCATAGNNNNNNNNNNaaataaaatattataaggtgattattttttttttgtgattatttttttattccacgatattacatacattttcttctactGGGAACGTAAGGACTCCTACTAATACATTCGTGAACCCCTAAGAATTTAAGAACTCCAGTTTGAGAAAATCTACAGCAACAGTTCCTTTCTTTCTAAAGAAATTCTTCGCAGTGTAACACACTTCctttgtatttgaaataacttgAATCGATTGAGTGGTAAACGAAACGATAGAAATAGAACGCGCAGCTCTAGGAAAATATAGGTTGATGACTTTCTATCTGAAGTGCGTAAGGAATTTCTATTGAtgaacattttctatttatatattattacacacTCTCCTAATATACACGAAAATAATGCCACGTAAAGTTCTAGCAACGTAAATAACACTAATACTGAACATATAGTCATAGAAAGATGGTAATGATGGTAAAAGCCTCATACTTTCTCAATTTTAATGATCATATCTAACCACAATTATGCCATAGTCTATGACAATAATTTTCCATACCCTTATgaacttaataaataatttcataacattataataaacCACTTCAGGAGTATAAACCAAAACACCaatcaatatatttacatacacaTATTCATGTATGTAGAAttgtctgttttctttttttgcatGTTTGGACTCAAAGCATCTCAAAGCGCTGAGAAATGCAAATATAACGATGACGTGGGAAGTAAAACGTCAATTGATAGCAATCTTATCAATTACAATAgccaacgaaataaaaagatttttgttCGCTGTAACAATACATAAAACTATTGCATTTTGCTAAAGAACAGTAACTTGCTCACagtaacatttctttttcttcttacaTTCCAGCATTGACAGTGAGGTTTCTAACAAGGAGATACATCGGGGAATATGATCACCAGTCAGGTAAAGAACATCTCAGCTTTCAACGCTCGGCTCGTGATAGGGACACGGCCTTTTGATGGTGgtataaattacaatgaaaTGTGAATAGAGTTGACAATAGAATGGCgtgtttttttgaaaaattgccaGCGACTGTACGCCACCTCAAAGATCGCGTATACTCTTCCTACGCATACCGCGGGCCGCGTCTAGTCTAAATTTATCGAAGACGAATTTGACACTAGATAGGACGGGCACTAATGCGAGGTTGATACTCGAACAGAACTTCTTGTTTTGTACAAATACAGACGCAGACTGAAGACAAGCGGCTTTCTTGCAAGCACGCGTCGGGATCTGAAACTAGACTGGACTGGAAAGATCTACTTAAAGGTCGAGGGCTACCTGATCTGAACTATGTATATGCGTGGCCCCGGTGAAAACTTATTACGTAATTTTTCCGTCGTTTTATCTCGAGGACGCTAATCTCCGAAATGCTTTAACTAGCTAGTTCAGTCGTTtccactaaaaaaaaaactttcttgTGTTTAGAGAACAGATACAAACACGAGGTGTTGGTCGACGGTGAACCtattcttttcgaaattttggATACCTGCCCGAAGGTAACATGTCTATGAATAATAAAGTCAATCGTAAAGGTGGCAAACCGAGCATCGTTAAAAAGTTTATTGAAACGTTTCCAGCATATCATATTTCAGTTCTCTTCTAATATATGTAACTGAATATTAGATGTGTATAAACgcaaaattatacatgtatatatattgttttataaaaatttgtttcttctgtATTATCATATAATGTCTtccatacattttataatgcaTAGGGAGTGAATTTTGATAACAcgttgttaataaaattacagtgTAGCCGAAAAAATAGTCGAAAATTTGAGACACAACAttcagttaaaataattaaatctttatCCCTTTAAGAATATTTGATTGATATTGTAcactataattttatttatattgtccatattttgaaaatttgcatattaacttacctaacccagacctaattactattatatttcttattactATTAGAAATACTAAATTTTCAGAACCTGAACTTACCCTCTAATATCCACATCTTTTACCGAAGAGGACCAGACAATAATAcaattgaaacattaaaataaattatatttaaacaatgcgTGTTTCGCTACTATTGCGATTGGGAATTGTATAAGTATCGATACTTATCATTAATGCAAGAAATGATCGAAAGTAAAAGCTACCTTTCTAACGTGGACGTTTCAGACCGAAGACGAATTGCCATCGACGGAGACTCTACAATGGGCAGATGGATTACTTTTAGTCTACTCGATAACCGAAAGGGGTTCGTTCAATTTCGTGAGGAAGGCAAAAGAAACGCTCGCTGTGGCTGATCCAGAGGCTACGATGCCCCTTGCTTTGGTTGGAAACAAAGCTGACATGGTTCACTTAAGACAAGTTAGCACCGAAGAGGGAGAGATACTTGCGAAAGACTTTGAATGCTGGTTCAGCGAAGTGTCTGCCGCTGAACAAGTACGATTTCGactgtttcgtttatttaaaagtttgtcgTTATGCTATTAATTACATGATGCTTACCGAAGAAATAATACGTTACTCTAGGTCACCCAAGTCGCTGAGTCTTTCCACGAATTGTGTCGAGAAGTTTTGGCAGCTAGAAGGAGAAACAAGCAATCTTTATTGGATAGAATGCTCGGGAGCAAAGCGACGCGTGCTTATTCACGAGGGAAAAGTGATTCGGCGCTTCCAAAGGATTGATATTTGAAttgctttatttattaatattgaaatacaatattaacGCTAGATTTACGGACCACGGTTAGTTTGACCCACTCCAAATTTTGCaagaaaagttacaaaaacCGTTTACACTTTTTGCTGACTTttatctatacatataaagaaacaagcttatattcaaatttatttttgtctaagCCTTCTAACTAATtctagtaaattaatttcactgaTGAAAGCAATATGTACCTTAGTAATAGAAATCTGATATCTCCGTAAAGctagcgttaaaaaaaaaatatgcacgaGAGAGTTTACCGTGgtgataatttttaaacaaaattttcgtcgtaatcttaaaaattgaaagcaaattgcatatatatattatgcaTACACGCGTACTTATCACTGCAATTATAAGTACCAAAGATTTGTATACTATCATATaacgtttacaatttttctaacaatattatataaattctatactatatacgatttgaaaaattcatgttaaacaaattcattgaGTCAGTAGCaacataaatatcattttttttactatattGTCAcacttttcaatttgtttcaatGTAGATTACACTTGACATTAATTTACGTAAAAATAGTGTTAGATTATAGttactcgaaacaaaattgaatgttCAATGTTTTCACAGTGTGAAATGTATGGCTTGTTCGTTTGACGAGGCGGATTTTAAACATGACTTATATGTTAGATGTGGAAACtgatctatatttattttgtacttaCAATGAAAGTTatgacaataaatattttacttatttattatatcacgGTGATGTAACCCTACAGTCCTAACTGTAAAGTAAATCTTCTGGTGATTAAACAATCTTACTTCCTTTTTAATAGTTAGGTATGAAATtcactttatttacaaaattaaaacataattatttcgaatcgtCGTATGTTTCTAGTACATCTGCCAAATGTTCGTTATCCCTTGGCTTTTTGAACTGTTTCCTCTTACTAACaggtttctttcttttaatcaATGCTGGTTTTTTAGGACCATGATCTTGCATCGATCTGATTCCTTGTTTTTCAAGGTACTCGTCGATCTTTTGATCATCCATTGCATCGACCGCAACGGCCCTccataatttttgaaattcatcgTCTACTGGAAATTGGGCTGTCTTGTCATTGTAAAAGACGATCTTCTTTTTATCCAAGGGccgagttataaataatatctcaTTTTGCAAACTCTGCATTTGATGTGTCACCATTAAAATCATCAACTAACTGTATCTATTACACAGACGATGGCAAAACATTTAGAACTATACCTACCTTTAAATGTTTATCACAGTGTGGTAAGCTTTCTTGTATATCCTCTAATAAAATTCCTCCAAGACCTTTCAGATCCTGTTGCTTTAATAATCTCAATAGagattttttatctttgattTTATACATAGCTTTGAACATAAACCTATTATCATGAGTCACTTCTATCTTTGGGTTTTTAATAAGAGCTTCTGTTTGTAGCCATTGTTTTACCTAACAGGAGAAAGTTTATCTGTAGGTTTACACCTTTGATAATATCTTTCACTCcttaactataaaatatactgtATGCATGCTCgtcttatttttttcaaacaattactTATAGAATTCAGTAAACATAACTTGTTGTTCCATATCAACAGTTTAACacaataatgaataaaataattatataaatctaagaataaatgtataatagaaaGATTTTAAAGATGTTAAAACCTTTGAAACATGCTAGAGGGAGAACGCTATTGAGTGTTTTGgagcaaaaaatatttattgctcaCTCTtggttttcaaaatatcattATCAGAAACCTTGAATTATAGTAATGTTAAGGGtgctttaataaaaagtataaggaagaaaataatagataTTTAAGGTTGATTGCTGGTAATTGAAGTACTTTGCGAGCAGAACAACTTGGCCTAATTAGATGACCGttgtattttaaatcaaattttatgtgTTCGGTTTTGTTTTTAAGGTTTGGTCcaaataaatacttcatttggtcaattaattatactatAATCACCTATCATAGAAAGTTTCAATGCCAAAATTATACAactatgaaattaatacaatattcaACTTACTTTAGACCCAACATCTAATTGGTTTGTTTCATCTAAGATTTCTTCTAACAATAAAGGATGATCATCTCCTTCTTGATGCCTAGCTTTCATGTGCTTAACTATTTTTGCCAACACTCCAAATTTA
The sequence above is drawn from the Hylaeus volcanicus isolate JK05 chromosome 2, UHH_iyHylVolc1.0_haploid, whole genome shotgun sequence genome and encodes:
- the LOC128872662 gene encoding general transcription factor IIE subunit 2; protein product: MDPALLRERELFKKRALTTPTVEKKKRELEKDSARDEPLKKKPKPSSVSSGPKLDIVNYKTMSGSTQYKFGVLAKIVKHMKARHQEGDDHPLLLEEILDETNQLDVGSKVKQWLQTEALIKNPKIEVTHDNRFMFKAMYKIKDKKSLLRLLKQQDLKGLGGILLEDIQESLPHCDKHLKSLQNEILFITRPLDKKKIVFYNDKTAQFPVDDEFQKLWRAVAVDAMDDQKIDEYLEKQGIRSMQDHGPKKPALIKRKKPVSKRKQFKKPRDNEHLADVLETYDDSK
- the LOC128872665 gene encoding ras-related and estrogen-regulated growth inhibitor; translation: MTSNAIRGIRRKKSSLCEVKVAVIGAPGVGKSALTVRFLTRRYIGEYDHQSENRYKHEVLVDGEPILFEILDTCPKTEDELPSTETLQWADGLLLVYSITERGSFNFVRKAKETLAVADPEATMPLALVGNKADMVHLRQVSTEEGEILAKDFECWFSEVSAAEQVTQVAESFHELCREVLAARRRNKQSLLDRMLGSKATRAYSRGKSDSALPKD